From Myotis daubentonii chromosome 7, mMyoDau2.1, whole genome shotgun sequence, a single genomic window includes:
- the PROC gene encoding vitamin K-dependent protein C isoform X1 codes for MAAGGRPCGLSTAHPSVSSSSMWRLASLFLLLAGGISSSPVSPDSVFSSGERAHQVLRIHKRANSFLEELRAGSLERECMEEICDLEEAQEIFQSVDDTLAFWSKYFDGDQCTARPPEEHPCNSSCCGHGTCIDGMGDFRCDCNQGWEGRFCRNEVRFSNCSLDNGGCAHYCLQEAGRRRCSCAPGYQLGDDHLQCVPTVKFPCGRPWGPVEKKGATVKCCTDQAGQVDPRLVNGKLTLQGESPWQVVLLDSKKKLACGAVLVHPSWVLTAAHCMEDSKKLTVRLGEYDLRRREKGEVDLDIEEVLMHPNYSRRTTDNDIALLRLAQPASLSQTIVPICLPDRGLAERELTQVGRETVVTGWGYRSETKSNRTFILNFIKIPVAPHDECVQVMHNTVSENMLCAGILGDPRDACEGDSGGPMVTSFRGTWFLVGLVSWGEGCGRLHNYGIYTKVSRYLDWIHSHIRAAAASPGSPGP; via the exons ATGGCGGCAGGAGGGCGGCCTTGCGGTCTCTCCACGGCCCACCCCA GTGTCAGCAGTTCCAGCATGTGGCGGCTGGCCAGCCTCTTCCTGCTCCTGGCCGGGGGAATTTCCAGCTCACCGGTCAGTCCTG ACTCAGTGTTCTCCAGTGGTGAGCGGGCCCACCAGGTGCTGCGGATACACAAGCGGGCCAACTCCTTCCTGGAGGAGCTGCGGGCGGGCAGCCTGGAGCGGGAGTGCATGGAGGAGATCTGCGACCTGGAGGAGGCCCAGGAGATTTTCCAAAGTGTGGATGACACA CTGGCCTTCTGGTCCAAGTACTTTG ACGGGGACCAGTGCACGGCCCGGCCCCCCGAGGAGCACCCATGCAACAGCTCCTGCTGCGGCCACGGCACGTGCATCGATGGCATGGGTGACTTCCGCTGTGACtgcaaccagggctgggagggccgcTTCTGCCGGAACG AAGTGCGCTTCTCCAACTGCTCGCTGGACAACGGGGGCTGCGCGCACTACTGCCTGCAGGAGGCGGGCCGGCGCCGCTGCAGCTGTGCGCCGGGCTACCAGCTGGGGGACGACCACCTGCAGTGCGTGCCCACAG TGAAATTCCCTTGTGGAAGGCCGTGGGGCCCCGTGGAGAAGAAGGGCGCGACCGTGAAATGCTGCACGGACCAAGCAGGCCAAGTGGACCCGCGGCTCGTCAACGGGAAGCTGACCCTGCAGGGAGAGAGCCCCTggcag GTGGTCCTGCTGGACTCGAAGAAGAAGCTGGCCTGCGGGGCGGTGCTGGTGCACCCCTCCTGGGTGCTGACGGCCGCCCACTGCATGGAGGACTCCAAGAAGCTCACCGTCCGGCTTG GGGAGTATGACCTGCGGCGCcgggagaagggggaggtggaTCTGGACATCGAGGAGGTTCTCATGCACCCCAACTACAGCAGGAGAACCACGGACAACGACATCGCCCTGCTCCGCCTGGCGCAGCCCGCCTCCCTCTCGCAGACTATCGTGCCCATCTGCCTCCCGGACCGCGGCCTGGCCGAGCGCGAGCTCACCCAAGTCGGCCGGGAGACGGTGGTGACGGGCTGGGGCTACCGCAGCGAGACCAAGAGCAACCGCACCTTCATCCTCAACTTCATTAAGATCCCAGTGGCCCCTCACGACGAGTGCGTCCAGGTCATGCACAACACGGTCTCGGAGAACATGCTGTGCGCGGGCATCCTCGGGGACCCACGGGACGCCTGCGAGGGCGACAGTGGGGGGCCCATGGTCACCTCCTTCCGTGGCACCTGGTTCCTTGTGGGCTTGGTGAGCTGGGGTGAGGGCTGCGGACGCCTCCACAACTATGGCATTTACACCAAAGTCAGCCGCTACCTCGACTGGATCCACAGCCACATCAGAGCTGCGGCAGCCTCCCCGGGCAGCCCGGGGCCctag
- the PROC gene encoding vitamin K-dependent protein C isoform X2, protein MAAGGRPCGLSTAHPSVSSSSMWRLASLFLLLAGGISSSPVSPDSVFSSGERAHQVLRIHKRANSFLEELRAGSLERECMEEICDLEEAQEIFQSVDDTLAFWSKYFDGDQCTARPPEEHPCNSSCCGHGTCIDGMGDFRCDCNQGWEGRFCRNVRFSNCSLDNGGCAHYCLQEAGRRRCSCAPGYQLGDDHLQCVPTVKFPCGRPWGPVEKKGATVKCCTDQAGQVDPRLVNGKLTLQGESPWQVVLLDSKKKLACGAVLVHPSWVLTAAHCMEDSKKLTVRLGEYDLRRREKGEVDLDIEEVLMHPNYSRRTTDNDIALLRLAQPASLSQTIVPICLPDRGLAERELTQVGRETVVTGWGYRSETKSNRTFILNFIKIPVAPHDECVQVMHNTVSENMLCAGILGDPRDACEGDSGGPMVTSFRGTWFLVGLVSWGEGCGRLHNYGIYTKVSRYLDWIHSHIRAAAASPGSPGP, encoded by the exons ATGGCGGCAGGAGGGCGGCCTTGCGGTCTCTCCACGGCCCACCCCA GTGTCAGCAGTTCCAGCATGTGGCGGCTGGCCAGCCTCTTCCTGCTCCTGGCCGGGGGAATTTCCAGCTCACCGGTCAGTCCTG ACTCAGTGTTCTCCAGTGGTGAGCGGGCCCACCAGGTGCTGCGGATACACAAGCGGGCCAACTCCTTCCTGGAGGAGCTGCGGGCGGGCAGCCTGGAGCGGGAGTGCATGGAGGAGATCTGCGACCTGGAGGAGGCCCAGGAGATTTTCCAAAGTGTGGATGACACA CTGGCCTTCTGGTCCAAGTACTTTG ACGGGGACCAGTGCACGGCCCGGCCCCCCGAGGAGCACCCATGCAACAGCTCCTGCTGCGGCCACGGCACGTGCATCGATGGCATGGGTGACTTCCGCTGTGACtgcaaccagggctgggagggccgcTTCTGCCGGAACG TGCGCTTCTCCAACTGCTCGCTGGACAACGGGGGCTGCGCGCACTACTGCCTGCAGGAGGCGGGCCGGCGCCGCTGCAGCTGTGCGCCGGGCTACCAGCTGGGGGACGACCACCTGCAGTGCGTGCCCACAG TGAAATTCCCTTGTGGAAGGCCGTGGGGCCCCGTGGAGAAGAAGGGCGCGACCGTGAAATGCTGCACGGACCAAGCAGGCCAAGTGGACCCGCGGCTCGTCAACGGGAAGCTGACCCTGCAGGGAGAGAGCCCCTggcag GTGGTCCTGCTGGACTCGAAGAAGAAGCTGGCCTGCGGGGCGGTGCTGGTGCACCCCTCCTGGGTGCTGACGGCCGCCCACTGCATGGAGGACTCCAAGAAGCTCACCGTCCGGCTTG GGGAGTATGACCTGCGGCGCcgggagaagggggaggtggaTCTGGACATCGAGGAGGTTCTCATGCACCCCAACTACAGCAGGAGAACCACGGACAACGACATCGCCCTGCTCCGCCTGGCGCAGCCCGCCTCCCTCTCGCAGACTATCGTGCCCATCTGCCTCCCGGACCGCGGCCTGGCCGAGCGCGAGCTCACCCAAGTCGGCCGGGAGACGGTGGTGACGGGCTGGGGCTACCGCAGCGAGACCAAGAGCAACCGCACCTTCATCCTCAACTTCATTAAGATCCCAGTGGCCCCTCACGACGAGTGCGTCCAGGTCATGCACAACACGGTCTCGGAGAACATGCTGTGCGCGGGCATCCTCGGGGACCCACGGGACGCCTGCGAGGGCGACAGTGGGGGGCCCATGGTCACCTCCTTCCGTGGCACCTGGTTCCTTGTGGGCTTGGTGAGCTGGGGTGAGGGCTGCGGACGCCTCCACAACTATGGCATTTACACCAAAGTCAGCCGCTACCTCGACTGGATCCACAGCCACATCAGAGCTGCGGCAGCCTCCCCGGGCAGCCCGGGGCCctag
- the PROC gene encoding vitamin K-dependent protein C isoform X3 gives MWRLASLFLLLAGGISSSPVSPDSVFSSGERAHQVLRIHKRANSFLEELRAGSLERECMEEICDLEEAQEIFQSVDDTLAFWSKYFDGDQCTARPPEEHPCNSSCCGHGTCIDGMGDFRCDCNQGWEGRFCRNEVRFSNCSLDNGGCAHYCLQEAGRRRCSCAPGYQLGDDHLQCVPTVKFPCGRPWGPVEKKGATVKCCTDQAGQVDPRLVNGKLTLQGESPWQVVLLDSKKKLACGAVLVHPSWVLTAAHCMEDSKKLTVRLGEYDLRRREKGEVDLDIEEVLMHPNYSRRTTDNDIALLRLAQPASLSQTIVPICLPDRGLAERELTQVGRETVVTGWGYRSETKSNRTFILNFIKIPVAPHDECVQVMHNTVSENMLCAGILGDPRDACEGDSGGPMVTSFRGTWFLVGLVSWGEGCGRLHNYGIYTKVSRYLDWIHSHIRAAAASPGSPGP, from the exons ATGTGGCGGCTGGCCAGCCTCTTCCTGCTCCTGGCCGGGGGAATTTCCAGCTCACCGGTCAGTCCTG ACTCAGTGTTCTCCAGTGGTGAGCGGGCCCACCAGGTGCTGCGGATACACAAGCGGGCCAACTCCTTCCTGGAGGAGCTGCGGGCGGGCAGCCTGGAGCGGGAGTGCATGGAGGAGATCTGCGACCTGGAGGAGGCCCAGGAGATTTTCCAAAGTGTGGATGACACA CTGGCCTTCTGGTCCAAGTACTTTG ACGGGGACCAGTGCACGGCCCGGCCCCCCGAGGAGCACCCATGCAACAGCTCCTGCTGCGGCCACGGCACGTGCATCGATGGCATGGGTGACTTCCGCTGTGACtgcaaccagggctgggagggccgcTTCTGCCGGAACG AAGTGCGCTTCTCCAACTGCTCGCTGGACAACGGGGGCTGCGCGCACTACTGCCTGCAGGAGGCGGGCCGGCGCCGCTGCAGCTGTGCGCCGGGCTACCAGCTGGGGGACGACCACCTGCAGTGCGTGCCCACAG TGAAATTCCCTTGTGGAAGGCCGTGGGGCCCCGTGGAGAAGAAGGGCGCGACCGTGAAATGCTGCACGGACCAAGCAGGCCAAGTGGACCCGCGGCTCGTCAACGGGAAGCTGACCCTGCAGGGAGAGAGCCCCTggcag GTGGTCCTGCTGGACTCGAAGAAGAAGCTGGCCTGCGGGGCGGTGCTGGTGCACCCCTCCTGGGTGCTGACGGCCGCCCACTGCATGGAGGACTCCAAGAAGCTCACCGTCCGGCTTG GGGAGTATGACCTGCGGCGCcgggagaagggggaggtggaTCTGGACATCGAGGAGGTTCTCATGCACCCCAACTACAGCAGGAGAACCACGGACAACGACATCGCCCTGCTCCGCCTGGCGCAGCCCGCCTCCCTCTCGCAGACTATCGTGCCCATCTGCCTCCCGGACCGCGGCCTGGCCGAGCGCGAGCTCACCCAAGTCGGCCGGGAGACGGTGGTGACGGGCTGGGGCTACCGCAGCGAGACCAAGAGCAACCGCACCTTCATCCTCAACTTCATTAAGATCCCAGTGGCCCCTCACGACGAGTGCGTCCAGGTCATGCACAACACGGTCTCGGAGAACATGCTGTGCGCGGGCATCCTCGGGGACCCACGGGACGCCTGCGAGGGCGACAGTGGGGGGCCCATGGTCACCTCCTTCCGTGGCACCTGGTTCCTTGTGGGCTTGGTGAGCTGGGGTGAGGGCTGCGGACGCCTCCACAACTATGGCATTTACACCAAAGTCAGCCGCTACCTCGACTGGATCCACAGCCACATCAGAGCTGCGGCAGCCTCCCCGGGCAGCCCGGGGCCctag